In Exiguobacterium acetylicum, the genomic stretch CCATTTATTTAGGTGCGTATGACAACACGGATGAGAAGCGAAACGATTTGATTCGTTCGATCGAAGCAACTGGAACGCGTGTCGAGTTCGTTCAAAAGGGGCAAACGATTCGTCCTTGGTTGCATGTACTTGCACCGACTGAACGAAAAGAAGAAGAGAACGATCGATCTATCATATTACTTGCACAGATCGCCAAACAACGTGTTTTACTGACGGGTGACGCTGGACTAGCAATCGAGGACGAGTTAACGATTGGTCCGATCGATATTCTAAAAGCAGGTCATCATGGTTCGAACACGTCGACCGGTGAAGAACTCTTGCAGAAGACGAACCCGAAGATTGTCATCTTGTCAGTCGGGCGAAAAAATCGATACGGGCATCCGCATCCGGACGTGCTTGAGCGAATCGGGACAGATCGGATCGTCTTTCGAACGGATGAGGACGGGAGTGTAACTTGTTCTTCAGCGGGCTGTGAACCTATGATAAAATAAAAAAACAGCAACCCCCCAAGGTTGCTGTTTTACTGATTATAGACTTAAGAACTTAATTGCGACACCGATGATGAACAAGACTGCGAAGAAGCCGAATGATGCACCAAAACCAACGGCAGAGTCGAGCGCATCGTTGCGTTTTGATTGAATATCGTTCTCGAACGCGTTTTCACTTGGTGGGCGTACTGAATGTGCCATGCTGCATTCCCCCTTAATAGATTCCGCTTCTAGTATAGCGGAATAAAAGAGGATTATCTATGATGAAGTTAAGAACAAACTGTGAAATGTGGTGGGAATGATGAAAACTCCTTGGCTCGTCAACGGAAAATTAGCGAATTTATACTTATTATATGGAACAGAACGACACTTGTTAGAAGAATGGGAACGTGAAATCGTAAAAGCGGCTCTTCCAGACGGAGAACGTTTTGATTATATGAAAATCGATTTGAACGACCAACCGCTTGATGCGGTACTCGATGAAGCGGAGACAGTACCCTTTTTAAGCGACTACCGCGTCGTCGTTGCAAAACCTGCAACGTTTCTGACAGGAGCGAAAGATAAAAAACAACATAACCTCGAACGATTAGCAGATTATATCCTACAACCGGCAGACTACGCGGTCGTTGTCTTGATCGTCGAAGCAGAAAAGCTAGATGAACGAAAAACCGTCGTCAAACGATTGAAGGAGCGCGCGACGGTACTAGAGGCAAAAAAACCGACGACCGAAGAGTTGTTCCGCTTCGTTCTGGATGCTGTCAACGACAAAGGATACCGGATGGAACGTCCGGCAATCGAGCGACTCATTTTTTTGACTGCTGAGATGTGGGGGACATTAGCCCATGAACTTGAAAAGTTGATGTTGTTTGCAGGGGACCGACCAACGATCGAAATCGAAGATGTCGATTTGCTTGTTCCGCGGACACTAGAGGACAACGTCTTTCAATTAACGGACTACTTGATGAAGCGTCAACTCGAACCAGCGATCCGCTTGATTCGCGACCTTGAAAAACAAGGACAGGAAGTGTTGGCTCTCCTTGGGCTGATGGCACGCCAATACCGGATGATGCTGCTGTCGAAACGATTAGCAGAACAAGGATACGGAGAACGACAAATCGCATCAAAAGTCGGAGCTCATCCGTATGCGATTAAATTGGCACTCCAGTCTGCCAAGCGGTTTACGTTTGCGCAGCTCGAGCAAGCACTCATCGCCATCACGACGACAGATGAAGGTATGAAGACAGGACGCGGTGATAAGAAGATTCTATTCGATGCGTTGATTGTTCGCTTAGCGACGCTATAAGAGGAGGCAAACGATGATGGAAGTCCAGATCATTACAGCAGAAGAGGTCATCCCATTACGGCATGATGTGTTACGTCCGCATCAACCACGTGAAGCATGTGTTTATCCAGACGATGCCTTGCCATCGACGTTTCATCTCGGCGGGATAAAAGCACAGCAAATCGTCGCAATTGGTAGTTTCTCGGAACAATCGCATGCACAAGCGCCAGGAGCGACGTATCAGCTTCGTGGTATGGCGTCGAGTGAAGATGTGCGTGGTGAAGGGTATGGTCGGGCGCTGATCGAAGAAGCCCGTCGCCTATTGAAAGAACGACAAGTGACAGCATGGTGGTGTAACGCCCGCGTCACGGCACTTCCTTTTTATGAGCGCCTCGGACTGGAACGTGTTGGAGAACCGTTCCTCATTGAAGGAATCGGTCTTCACTATGTCATGATCGATCGTCTAGACGACAAGTAAGACAAGAAATGGCGGACGAAGGAATCGTTTTACACGAGTCCTTCGTCCGCCATTTTAGATCATATAAAAAATCGCCACTGGAGAACCCTCCTAGTGGCGACCCATCACCGTATTCTTCGGAAAGAATTAAAGTGCGTTTACGAGTTTAGCGAGACGTGATTTGTCACGACCAGCTTTGTTGCTGTGGATGAGACCTTTAGCAGCAGCTTTGTCGATTTTTTTAGAAGCTGTAGCGAAAGCAAGGACCGCTTGGTCTTTGTTACCTTCAGCTGCGAAAGTTTCGACTGCTTTAATCGCTGAACGCATTGCCGATTTACGTTGTACGTTAGCGACGCGGCGTTTTTCAGCTGTTTTAACGCGTTTGATTGCTGATTTAATGTTAGCCATGGATGATTCACCTCCAATAAAACTCATTCGAGATTTATATTCGCATATCTGCAGTTATCGTTCAACAGAACAAACACAATTGTAGCAAACGTTTTTCTTAAAAGCAATACGACGTCTAGGGAATCTTCACATTTTGTTTTTCGGGTAAAACAAAACGAGATAGTACAGTGAAGCGCTTTTTGGTATAATGAACCGTATGTACGTTTGAAAATAAGGTAAGGTGACTCTAAACATGACGAATGAAGACCGTTTAAAGCGGCAGAAGAGTATTCGTAACTTCTCGATCATTGCCCATATCGATCACGGGAAGTCGACACTCGCTGACCGAATTTTAGAAAAAACTGGCGCGTTGACATCGCGCGAAATGAAAGATCAGACGCTTGATGCCATGGATCTCGAACGTGAGCGTGGCATCACGATTAAACTCAACGCTGTTCAATTGAAGTATACAGCAAAAGATGGGGAAGACTACATTCTTCACCTCATTGATACACCTGGACACGTCGACTTCACATATGAAGTCTCGCGTTCACTTGCAGCTTGTGAAGGGGCTGTCCTCGTCGTCGATGCGGCGCAAGGAATCGAAGCGCAGACGCTTGCGAACGTTTACTTAGCACTCGACAACGATCTCGAAATCCTTCCGATCATCAACAAAATCGATTTACCTTCTGCGGATGTCGAACGCGTCCGTCAAGAAATCGAAGATGTCATCGGACTTGATGCATCTGAAGCCGTTCCGACTTCTGCGAAGGCAGGGATCGGTATTGAAGAAATTCTCGAACAAATCGTCGAGAAAGTACCAGCGCCGACGGGTGATCCGTCTGCACCACTCGAAGCATTGATCTTTGACTCCTATTATGATGCTTACCGTGGTGTCGTAGCATCGATTCGAATCGTCAACGGAACAGTTAAAGTCGGCGACAAGATTCGGATGATGTCGACAGGTAAGGACTTTGAGGTTCTGGAGCTTGCCGTTGCGACACCAAAACCATTACGTCAGCAAGAATTGACGGTGGGTGATGTTGGAACGTTGTCTGCGTCGATCAAAACGGTCGGCGATGTACGTGTCGGGGATACGATCACGCTTGCGAAACAGCCGGCTACTGAAGCACTGCCAGGATACCGGAAGATGAATCCGATGGTGTACTGTGGACTCTATCCAATCGATGCTGCGAAATACAACGATTTACGAGAAGCGCTTGAAAAACTACAACTCAGTGACGCGGCGCTTGAGTTCGAACCAGAGACATCACAAGCACTCGGATTCGGATTCCGTTGTGGATTCCTTGGGATGCTCCACATGGAAATCATCCAGGAGCGGATCGAACGTGAGTTCAACATCGATATGATCACGACGGCACCATCGGTTATCTATCACGTGACGACGACAGCGGGTGAAGTCTTGCACGTCGATAACCCATCGAAGATGCCGGATCAGCAAAAAGTCGAATTCATCGAAGAGCCGTTCGTTAAGGCTGCTGTCATGACACCAAATGATTACGTCGGTGCGATCATGGAATTGTGTCAGAAGAAGCGTGGGACATTCGTTGACATGCAATATATCGATACGACACGTGTCAAAATCACGTATGAGTTACCGTTATCTGAGATCGTCTACGACTTCTTCGATCAGTTGAAATCGAGTACGAAAGGGTATGCGTCACTTGATTATGAATTGATCGGCTACCAACAGTCGCGTCTCGTCAAGATGGACATCCTGCTCAACAACGAGAACGTCGATGCGCTCAGCTTCATCGTTCACCGTGACTTTGCGTACGAACGCGGGAAAGTCATCGTTGATAAGTTGAAAGAATTGATTCCGCGGATGCAGTTTGAAGTGCCGATCCAAGCAGCAGTCGGAACGAAGATCGTCGCTCGTTCGACGATTAAGGCATTACGGAAGAACGTTCTCGCGAAATGTTACGGGGGAGATATCTCTCGTAAACGGAAGCTGCTCGAGAAGCAAAAAGAAGGTAAGAAACGCATGAAGATGGTAGGCTCAGTAGAGGTACCGCAAGAAGCCTTCATGTCCGTTCTATCCATGGACGAAGATTAAACAGGTGGGGGGCGCTTGCGTCCCCTTTTTGGTTTTTATAGAGAAAGGATGAGGCGAAATGGGAATACGCGCCGCATATGTCCACATCCCTTTTTGTGAACATATTTGTTATTACTGTGATTTCAATAAAGTCTTTTTAAAGAATCAGCCCGTCGATGAATACCTCGATGCGCTCGAACGCGAAATCGAACTGACGTTGAAACAATACCCGACGGATCATCTCGAGACGATCTTCATCGGTGGCGGCACACCAACCGCTTTGAATGAACCACAGATGCAACGGTTGATGGAAATCATCCAGAAGCACTTGTTGCCACTGACAGGCGATGATTTAGAGTACACGGTCGAGTCGAACCCGGACGGTGTATCGGAAGAGAAACTCGATATCATGAAAGCGGGCGGTGTCAACCGCGTCAGTTTTGGTGTCCAATCATTTGATGACGGGTTGCTCGAACGCATCGGTCGGACGCACCGGGAAGCGAAAGTCGCGCAGACGCTCGACGCAGCAGCAAAACGGTTTGATAACATCTCCGTCGACTTGATGTTCGGCTTACCGAATCAGACGCTCGATCAGGTCCGCTACGACGTCTCGCGGGCGCTTCAATTACCGATCACGCATATCTCTTCTTATTCATTAATCTTAGAACCGCATACGGTCTTTGCAATTCAAGAGCGAAAAGGAAAGTTACCGCTACCGACGCAAGATCTCGAGGCAGAGATGTATCAAGTGATGATTGATACGATCGAAGCAGGTGGATATGCGCAGTATGAGATCTCGAACTTCGCGCAAACAGGAAAAGAGAGTCGTCATAATCGCGTCTACTGGGAAAACGATGAGTACTACGGATTCGGTGCAGGATCACACAGCTATATCAATCAGACGCGTCGTGCGAACATCGCACCAATTCCGCACTATATCAAGGCGGAAGGGTTACCGGTTCGAAAAGAGACGCCGTTAACGAACGTAGAGCGGATGGAAGAAGAGATGTTCCTCGGACTTCGAATGAAGGATGGCGTATCACTCGAACGTTTCCGGACGAAATATGGAGTAGCGTTTAAAGATGTGTTTGGTGAAGTCATGAAACGTTTATTGCCAAACGGTCTCGTCGAACAGACGGAGACACATATCCGTTTGACGCCTGCTGGAGTTCCATTAGCGAACGAAGTCTTTGCGGAGTTCATCGGTGAAGCGCAGGTTCAATGAATCTTGAATAAATGAAAGGAAGCGGTGTTCCCTTAAAAAAGAGGAATACCGCTTCTTTTCATTTTTTGGATTTCCTTAAAAAATAGGCAGTCGTTCCGATGACCGCGATGAACAGCCAGACAAAGACTCCTGCCATTGCCAATAATTCAATCATCCGATTCATCCTTTCCGTTCTTTGTTTCACTGTATCGCAGAATGGGAAACTGTTCAAAGGGTCACGCAATTCGGTTGACATCGGACGGACAATTCCTTATAGTAAAAGATGTAATTAGCACTCGTTAAAAGTGAGTGCTAACAAAATAAGGTGGTGAAGAAGGTGCTGACGGATCGTCAATTGTTGATTTTACGTGCAATCGTCGATGATTACATTAAGACTGCTCAACCCGTCGGCTCACGGACGCTCTCCAAGCGAGACGACGTGACGTTCAGTTCCGCGACCATTCGTAACGAGATGGCGGACCTCGAAGAGATGGGTCTGATTGAAAAGCCACACACTTCCGCAGGACGGATTCCTTCCGAACTCGGATATCGTTTTTATGTCGACCATCTGATTCGTCCGGAAAGCATCACACCAAAAGAAGCGCAGGCATTGAAATCACTCTTTGCCCATTCCGTGAATGAGAATGATCGGTTGATTCGGCACACAGCAGACCTGTTGAGCGATTTAACCCATTACACGACGCTTGTACTTGGACCAAAAGAAGAAGGACAACGCTTGCATCATCTGGAATTGATTCCTCTTGCCGAAGGTCGTGTCGTCATCGTTCTCGTCACCGAGACGGGACATGTCGAACACAAGACCCTGCAATTGAATCAAGCGTTGTCCCAAGAAGCAGCGAGCCGGCTGATGGAACGTCTGAATCAGACGTTGCGCGGTACGCCGCTCTCAGCCTTGCGCAGTCGTCTGCTCGAGGAAATCCGTCGCTTTCGTTCAGAGCATTCTGAACAGACGGTGTTGCTCTCGAAGGCACTTGATCTCGTCTTGACGGATCAAGAGGAGCGACCGTTCATCTATTTGGGCGGGAAAGCCAACATGTTCGATCAGCCTGAATTTCAGGACGTCGCCAAACTACGACCTGTTCTCGAGTTGATCGAACAGCAAGAAGCCGTTCTCGATTTCCTCCGACCGAATCTCGATAATCAAATCCTGATTACGATCGGGAGTGAGAACAATGTGGATGCATTAAAAGATTGTAGCGTCATCCGGGCCCATTATTCGGTCGACGGTGTCTCGATCGGGACACTCGCCTTGATCGGACCGAAACGGATGGATTACAACCGGGGAATCAACTCGATCATCCATCTACTTCAAGCATTCCAAACCGAATTGCATAAGAACAATTTGGATTGAATATAGAAAGGGGCTCGATTCAGAGTGGAAGAAAAAGAACAGAATCAAAACCTCCAACAAGAAGAAAACGTGACAGAGCCGACTGAAACCGTCGAAGTCACAGAAGAAGAAGTCATCCAAGCGGATCTCGTCGAAGATGAGAAACCAGACTTCGAAGCACAACTCGAAGAAGCGAAAGCTTCAGAATTACGCCTCCGTGCGGATTTTGAGAACTTCAAACGTCGCAACCGTGTCGAAGCAGAGAATCGCGCGAAGTATTCTTCACAAGCCATCGTCGAAAAGCTATTGCCACTCGTCGATAACTTGGACCGTGCGCTCCAAATCGAGACGGAAAACGAAGAAACGAAATCCGTCTTGACGGGTGTCGAAATGGTGAAACGTCAACTCGTCGAAACGCTTCAAAATGAAGGCGTCGTCGAGATTCCAGCTGTCGGTGAAGCGTTCGATCCGAACTTACACCAAGCGGTCGTTCAAGAAGCGAGTGAAGAACACGAATCAGGCGTCGTCATCGCTGAATTCCAAAAAGGGTACAAATTGCACGATCGTGTGATTCGTCCGAGTATGGTTAAAGTAGCTGAGTAATCGGCTTACACTTTATTATTCCAATCATTGAAAGCGAGGAAATAGATCATGGCAAAAATCATTGGTATTGACTTAGGTACAACGAACTCATGTGTCGCAGTAATGGAAGGTGGCGAACCAGTCGTCATCGCTAACGCAGAAGGAAACCGTACGACACCATCTGTCGTCGCATTCAAAAACGGCGAGCGTCAAGTAGGGGAAGTCGCAAAACGTCAAGCGATCACGAACCCGAACACGATCATGTCGATCAAGCGTCATATGGGTACGGACTATAAAGTAGAAGTTGAAGGCAAAGACTACACACCACAAGAAGTCTCTGCAATCATCCTTCAAAAACTAAAAGCGCAAGCAGAAGACTACCTCGGTGAAAAAGTCACAGAAGCTGTCATCACAGTACCTGCTTACTTCAACGATGCAGAACGCCAAGCGACAAAAGACGCTGGTACGATTGCTGGTCTTGATGTAAAACGGATCATCAACGAGCCTACAGCGGCAGCACTCGCATACGGTCTCGAAAAAGGCGAAGATCACACGATCCTCATCTATGACCTTGGTGGCGGTACGTTCGACGTGTCGATCCTTGAACTCGGTGATGGTGTCTTTGAAGTTGTTTCAACTGCTGGTGACAGCCGTCTTGGTGGAGATGATTTCGACCAAAAAATCATCGACCATCTCGTAGCAGAATTCAAAAAAGAAAACGGCATCGATCTTGCTCAAGATAAGATGGCGCTTCAACGTTTGAAAGATGCTGCTGAAAAAGCGAAAAAAGACCTTTCAGGTGTTTCTTCAACACAAATCAGCCTTCCGTTCATCACAGCTGGCGCATCAGGTCCACTTCACTTGGAAATGACACTTTCACGTGCGAAATTCGATGATCTCACAGCAGATCTCGTTGAACGTACGATGGAACCAACACGCCGTGCTATGAACGATGCAGGTCTGACACCAGACAAAATCGACAAAATCATCCTCGTTGGTGGTTCGACTCGTATTCCTGCAGTTCAAAAAGCAATCCAAGACTTCACTGGTAAAGAATCGTTCAAAGGGGTTAACCCGGATGAAGTCGTTGCCCTCGGTGCAGCGGTTCAAGGTGGCGTATTGACAGGAGACGTCAAAGACGTCGTTCTTCTCGACGTAACTCCACTCTCACTCGGTATCGAGACAATGGGTGGCGTGATGACGAAATTGATCGATCGTAACACAACGATCCCAACTTCGAAATCACAAGTCTTCTCGACTGCAGCAGACAGCCAACCAGCTGTTGACATCCACGTCCTCCAAGGGGAACGTCCAATGGCAGCAGATAACAAAACACTTGGTCGCTTCCAATTGACGGACATTCCGCCAGCACCACGTGGTGTGCCACAAATCGAAGTTAAATTCGACATCGATGCGAACGGTATCGTTAACGTTTCTGCGAAAGATCTTGGAACGAACAAAGAACAGTCGATCACGATCCAATCATCAAGCGGTTTGACTGAAGCGGACATCGAGCAAATGGTCAAAGATGCAGAAGCAAACGCGGACGCAGACAACAAGCGTAAAGAAGAAGTCGAATTACGCAACGAAGCAGACCAACTCGTCTTCGCAACAGATAAAGCAATCAAAGACCTCGGTGAGCAAGTCGCTGACGCTGATAAAGAAAAAGCAGAAGCTGCAAAAGAAAAAGTAACAAAAGCTCTCGAAGGAACAGACATCGAAGCAATCCGTTCTGCAAAAGACGAATTGTCGACAGTCGTCCAAGAGTTGACACAAAAAGTCTACGAGAACATGGCACAGCAACAAGCTGGCGCTGAAGGCGCACAAGCTGGTGGTCAAGACGACAACGTCATGGACGCTGAGTTCGAAGAAGTCGACGAGAAAGACAACAAGTAATTCATCCGACCGATTTTTCGGGCGCTAGAGAGAGCCAAAGCGTATCCGCGCTTTGGTTCTTTCCATGTCGCACGAAGTTCGGTAAAATCAAACAGTATGAAATGAATCGGAATAGAGAGAGGAAGACTGCACGTGGAAAAACGCGATTATTATGAAGTACTAGGCGTCGCGCGCGATGCCTCATCAGCGGAAATCAAACGCGCGTACCGTAAGCTTGCCCGGACGTACCACCCGGACGTCAACAAGGAAGCAGATGCGGATGCGAAATTCAAGGAATTATCGGAAGCGTATGAAGTGTTATCCGATGACAATAAACGAGCACGTTACGACCAATTCGGTCACCAAGATCCATCACAAGGTGGCGGTGGATTCGGTGGAGCTGAAGGATTTGGCGACATCTTCGACATGTTCTTCGGTGGCGGACGTCGTCAAGATCCAAACGCACCACGTAAAGGACAGGATTTACAATACGTCGAGGAAATCGACTTCATGGAATCGGTCACAGGCGTCGAGAAGACGATCACGATCCCAGTCGAAGAAGATTGCGGTACATGTCATGGTTCGGGTGCCAAACCAGGAACACATCCGGAAACATGTAAACGATGCGGTGGTTCGGGTCACATCAACGTCGAACAAAACACGATGTTCGGTCGTGTCGTCAACCAAACGACATGTTCGACATGTCATGGCCGTGGACAAATCGTCAAGGAGCCATGTGAAACATGTCGTGGAGCTGGTCGCGTTCGTAAAAACAAAGATGTCCGTGTCAAAATTCCAGCAGGGATCGATAATGGGCAACAAATCCGCTTAGCAGGAAAAGGGGAAGCTGGTGTCAACGGTGGACCAGCGGGTGATTTGTATGTCGTCGTTCGTGTCGCAGCACATGAACTGTTCGAACGTGTCGACGATCATATCGTCATGGATATGCCACTTACATTCGCACAAGCAACACTTGGCGATGAGATCGAAGTGCCGACTGTTCATGGTAAGGTCAGTCTGAAGATTCCAGCGGGCACACAGACAGGATCGCGATTCCGTCTCCGTGGAAAAGGGATGCCGAACGTTCGGTCCGGTCACCATGGCGACCAGTACGTCAATGTCGTCGTCATTACACCGAAGAATCTGACAGAACGTCAAAAAGAACTCTTACGGGAATTCAATGAAATCAGCGATGAAAAAGGTGTCGAAGAGCAACACGAAGGTGTCTTCAGCCGGATCAAGACATTCTTTACAGGGTGATCACTACAGAGGAGCGTGACAAGAAATGAAATGGTCAGAGATCTGTGTCCATACGACACAAGAAGCCATCGAAGCAGTTTCAAACATCTTACATGAAGCGGGAGCAAGCGGAGTCGTCATCGAGGACGTTGAAGATTTCGAGATGATGTCCCACCGCGAAGATAACTTCGGTGAAATTTGGGATGAGACGAAACGGGACGAGTACCCGACTCAAGGTGTACTCGTGAAGGCGTATCTTGCAGAAAGCAGCGATTTGACGGACACGATCAAAGGCATCGAACATGACATCCAACAATTGACGAACTTCGGTCTGTCGATTGGCACGGGTGCTGTCACGCTGACTCAAGTAGATGAAGAAG encodes the following:
- a CDS encoding YqzM family protein, whose translation is MAHSVRPPSENAFENDIQSKRNDALDSAVGFGASFGFFAVLFIIGVAIKFLSL
- the holA gene encoding DNA polymerase III subunit delta, translated to MMKTPWLVNGKLANLYLLYGTERHLLEEWEREIVKAALPDGERFDYMKIDLNDQPLDAVLDEAETVPFLSDYRVVVAKPATFLTGAKDKKQHNLERLADYILQPADYAVVVLIVEAEKLDERKTVVKRLKERATVLEAKKPTTEELFRFVLDAVNDKGYRMERPAIERLIFLTAEMWGTLAHELEKLMLFAGDRPTIEIEDVDLLVPRTLEDNVFQLTDYLMKRQLEPAIRLIRDLEKQGQEVLALLGLMARQYRMMLLSKRLAEQGYGERQIASKVGAHPYAIKLALQSAKRFTFAQLEQALIAITTTDEGMKTGRGDKKILFDALIVRLATL
- a CDS encoding GNAT family N-acetyltransferase encodes the protein MMEVQIITAEEVIPLRHDVLRPHQPREACVYPDDALPSTFHLGGIKAQQIVAIGSFSEQSHAQAPGATYQLRGMASSEDVRGEGYGRALIEEARRLLKERQVTAWWCNARVTALPFYERLGLERVGEPFLIEGIGLHYVMIDRLDDK
- the rpsT gene encoding 30S ribosomal protein S20; this translates as MANIKSAIKRVKTAEKRRVANVQRKSAMRSAIKAVETFAAEGNKDQAVLAFATASKKIDKAAAKGLIHSNKAGRDKSRLAKLVNAL
- the lepA gene encoding translation elongation factor 4, with product MTNEDRLKRQKSIRNFSIIAHIDHGKSTLADRILEKTGALTSREMKDQTLDAMDLERERGITIKLNAVQLKYTAKDGEDYILHLIDTPGHVDFTYEVSRSLAACEGAVLVVDAAQGIEAQTLANVYLALDNDLEILPIINKIDLPSADVERVRQEIEDVIGLDASEAVPTSAKAGIGIEEILEQIVEKVPAPTGDPSAPLEALIFDSYYDAYRGVVASIRIVNGTVKVGDKIRMMSTGKDFEVLELAVATPKPLRQQELTVGDVGTLSASIKTVGDVRVGDTITLAKQPATEALPGYRKMNPMVYCGLYPIDAAKYNDLREALEKLQLSDAALEFEPETSQALGFGFRCGFLGMLHMEIIQERIEREFNIDMITTAPSVIYHVTTTAGEVLHVDNPSKMPDQQKVEFIEEPFVKAAVMTPNDYVGAIMELCQKKRGTFVDMQYIDTTRVKITYELPLSEIVYDFFDQLKSSTKGYASLDYELIGYQQSRLVKMDILLNNENVDALSFIVHRDFAYERGKVIVDKLKELIPRMQFEVPIQAAVGTKIVARSTIKALRKNVLAKCYGGDISRKRKLLEKQKEGKKRMKMVGSVEVPQEAFMSVLSMDED
- the hemW gene encoding radical SAM family heme chaperone HemW, yielding MGIRAAYVHIPFCEHICYYCDFNKVFLKNQPVDEYLDALEREIELTLKQYPTDHLETIFIGGGTPTALNEPQMQRLMEIIQKHLLPLTGDDLEYTVESNPDGVSEEKLDIMKAGGVNRVSFGVQSFDDGLLERIGRTHREAKVAQTLDAAAKRFDNISVDLMFGLPNQTLDQVRYDVSRALQLPITHISSYSLILEPHTVFAIQERKGKLPLPTQDLEAEMYQVMIDTIEAGGYAQYEISNFAQTGKESRHNRVYWENDEYYGFGAGSHSYINQTRRANIAPIPHYIKAEGLPVRKETPLTNVERMEEEMFLGLRMKDGVSLERFRTKYGVAFKDVFGEVMKRLLPNGLVEQTETHIRLTPAGVPLANEVFAEFIGEAQVQ
- the hrcA gene encoding heat-inducible transcriptional repressor HrcA, coding for MVKKVLTDRQLLILRAIVDDYIKTAQPVGSRTLSKRDDVTFSSATIRNEMADLEEMGLIEKPHTSAGRIPSELGYRFYVDHLIRPESITPKEAQALKSLFAHSVNENDRLIRHTADLLSDLTHYTTLVLGPKEEGQRLHHLELIPLAEGRVVIVLVTETGHVEHKTLQLNQALSQEAASRLMERLNQTLRGTPLSALRSRLLEEIRRFRSEHSEQTVLLSKALDLVLTDQEERPFIYLGGKANMFDQPEFQDVAKLRPVLELIEQQEAVLDFLRPNLDNQILITIGSENNVDALKDCSVIRAHYSVDGVSIGTLALIGPKRMDYNRGINSIIHLLQAFQTELHKNNLD
- the grpE gene encoding nucleotide exchange factor GrpE, which translates into the protein MEEKEQNQNLQQEENVTEPTETVEVTEEEVIQADLVEDEKPDFEAQLEEAKASELRLRADFENFKRRNRVEAENRAKYSSQAIVEKLLPLVDNLDRALQIETENEETKSVLTGVEMVKRQLVETLQNEGVVEIPAVGEAFDPNLHQAVVQEASEEHESGVVIAEFQKGYKLHDRVIRPSMVKVAE
- the dnaK gene encoding molecular chaperone DnaK, with the protein product MAKIIGIDLGTTNSCVAVMEGGEPVVIANAEGNRTTPSVVAFKNGERQVGEVAKRQAITNPNTIMSIKRHMGTDYKVEVEGKDYTPQEVSAIILQKLKAQAEDYLGEKVTEAVITVPAYFNDAERQATKDAGTIAGLDVKRIINEPTAAALAYGLEKGEDHTILIYDLGGGTFDVSILELGDGVFEVVSTAGDSRLGGDDFDQKIIDHLVAEFKKENGIDLAQDKMALQRLKDAAEKAKKDLSGVSSTQISLPFITAGASGPLHLEMTLSRAKFDDLTADLVERTMEPTRRAMNDAGLTPDKIDKIILVGGSTRIPAVQKAIQDFTGKESFKGVNPDEVVALGAAVQGGVLTGDVKDVVLLDVTPLSLGIETMGGVMTKLIDRNTTIPTSKSQVFSTAADSQPAVDIHVLQGERPMAADNKTLGRFQLTDIPPAPRGVPQIEVKFDIDANGIVNVSAKDLGTNKEQSITIQSSSGLTEADIEQMVKDAEANADADNKRKEEVELRNEADQLVFATDKAIKDLGEQVADADKEKAEAAKEKVTKALEGTDIEAIRSAKDELSTVVQELTQKVYENMAQQQAGAEGAQAGGQDDNVMDAEFEEVDEKDNK
- the dnaJ gene encoding molecular chaperone DnaJ, producing MEKRDYYEVLGVARDASSAEIKRAYRKLARTYHPDVNKEADADAKFKELSEAYEVLSDDNKRARYDQFGHQDPSQGGGGFGGAEGFGDIFDMFFGGGRRQDPNAPRKGQDLQYVEEIDFMESVTGVEKTITIPVEEDCGTCHGSGAKPGTHPETCKRCGGSGHINVEQNTMFGRVVNQTTCSTCHGRGQIVKEPCETCRGAGRVRKNKDVRVKIPAGIDNGQQIRLAGKGEAGVNGGPAGDLYVVVRVAAHELFERVDDHIVMDMPLTFAQATLGDEIEVPTVHGKVSLKIPAGTQTGSRFRLRGKGMPNVRSGHHGDQYVNVVVITPKNLTERQKELLREFNEISDEKGVEEQHEGVFSRIKTFFTG